A section of the Marispirochaeta aestuarii genome encodes:
- a CDS encoding YqaJ viral recombinase family nuclease produces the protein MIHLTDCEPIAAYSDITEEEWLSLRKTGIGGSDAGAIMGHSKYGSPLTVCLEKTGRYVPEDISEEEPVAVGNILEPIIRREIVGPYIREKLLVNVDVIDPTHTYRSIKYLWMIINPDGFLNIPGDTVGLEIKTGSSYRLKEWGGKDGDSLPDTYYDQVQHYMAGTGLNEWWVFGLIGNTRLLRIVPRNEGYIADLAEREREIWEAIQKNDPLYFPLPMGLDAETDALMQYGDPQGDETIDLSDMQGEIDRYLQLKIQIDDLTEERKRINQKIIMELKRSKYGETGKYKITWSRFNRSSFNKEQFEKDHPGMIDPYVTTSESGRLSVKVKE, from the coding sequence ATGATACACCTCACAGACTGCGAACCAATCGCAGCATACAGCGATATAACCGAGGAAGAATGGCTATCACTCCGTAAGACTGGAATCGGCGGAAGTGACGCCGGGGCAATCATGGGGCATAGCAAATACGGCTCCCCGCTTACTGTCTGCCTTGAGAAGACGGGGCGATACGTCCCGGAAGACATAAGCGAAGAAGAGCCGGTCGCGGTCGGAAATATCCTTGAACCGATTATACGCCGTGAAATTGTAGGGCCTTACATCCGGGAAAAACTCCTGGTTAATGTTGACGTCATTGACCCGACGCATACCTACCGGAGCATCAAGTACTTATGGATGATTATCAACCCTGACGGATTCTTGAACATACCGGGCGACACCGTCGGCCTTGAGATCAAGACGGGATCCTCCTACCGCCTGAAAGAATGGGGCGGGAAAGACGGCGATAGTCTCCCGGATACCTACTATGATCAGGTACAGCATTACATGGCTGGAACCGGTTTAAATGAATGGTGGGTTTTCGGTCTTATCGGGAATACTCGCCTCCTCCGTATAGTACCGCGGAACGAAGGGTACATCGCAGATCTCGCAGAGCGTGAGCGGGAAATCTGGGAAGCGATACAGAAGAACGACCCGCTCTATTTTCCACTGCCGATGGGTCTTGACGCTGAGACAGACGCCCTCATGCAGTACGGCGATCCACAGGGTGATGAAACAATTGACCTGTCCGATATGCAGGGAGAAATTGACCGCTATTTACAACTTAAAATCCAGATAGACGACCTTACCGAAGAGCGGAAGCGCATCAATCAGAAAATCATCATGGAACTCAAGAGATCAAAATACGGCGAAACCGGGAAATATAAAATCACATGGTCGCGGTTTAACCGCTCATCTTTCAATAAGGAACAGTTTGAAAAGGATCATCCGGGCATGATTGACCCGTATGTCACCACGTCAGAAAGCGGACGGCTGTCCGTGAAGGTAAAGGAATAG